A portion of the Micromonospora tarapacensis genome contains these proteins:
- a CDS encoding winged helix-turn-helix domain-containing protein: protein MRDVLYLEQLEQAEVLLKPQRVEILRQLAEPRTCTEVAARLEQTPQRVYYHVKQLVAAGLVEQIDQRKVRGITEGIYQAVARSYWLSPRLVGRIGLRRARDELSLGYLLDLMEEVQADVAALDRTAPELPSIGVSGEIRVPAERRQEFLHDLQSALQDLFTRYGGAEGDAFKLAVACYPKGTDRD from the coding sequence ATGAGAGACGTCCTGTACCTGGAGCAGTTGGAGCAGGCCGAGGTGCTGCTCAAGCCGCAGCGCGTCGAGATCCTGCGGCAGCTGGCCGAGCCACGCACCTGCACCGAGGTGGCCGCCCGGCTGGAGCAGACGCCGCAGCGCGTCTACTACCACGTCAAGCAACTCGTCGCGGCCGGCCTGGTCGAGCAGATCGACCAGCGCAAGGTCCGGGGCATCACCGAGGGCATCTACCAGGCCGTCGCCCGGTCGTACTGGCTCTCGCCCCGCCTGGTGGGGCGGATCGGGCTGCGCCGGGCGCGCGACGAGCTGAGCCTGGGTTACCTGCTGGACCTGATGGAGGAGGTCCAGGCCGACGTCGCCGCCCTGGACCGCACCGCACCGGAACTGCCGTCGATCGGCGTCTCCGGCGAGATCCGCGTGCCGGCCGAGCGCCGGCAGGAATTCCTGCACGACCTGCAGTCCGCGCTGCAGGACCTGTTCACACGCTACGGCGGTGCCGAAGGTGACGCCTTCAAACTCGCCGTGGCCTGTTACCCGAAGGGAACCGACCGTGACTGA
- a CDS encoding FAD-binding oxidoreductase has protein sequence MHAVRDHELAMAQLRRSYAAVPPGQPVRLAKRTSNLFRPRSAPTTGLDVSGLGRVLGVDPVARTADVQGMCTYERLVDATLANGLMPLVVPQLRTITLGGAVTGLGIESTSFRNGLPHESVIEMDVLTGAGEVVTARPEGEHADLYRAFPNSLGSLGYATRLRIELQPVRRYVALRNLRFTGLTELTEAIARITATRSWAGESVDAMDGVMFSPDEAYLALATFTDEVPAVSDYTGQDIYYRSLRRRRDDALTVHDYLWRWDTDWFWCSAAFGAQHPVVRRLWPARWRRSDVYHRIVRLEHRHRVAARIDRWRGQPARERVVQDVEVPLEHTAEFLHWFARRVRMTPVWLCPLRLREPAGPGSAWSWPLYPLRSGQDYVNIGFWGSVPIAEGAADGDVNREIERAVSEAGGHKSLYSDAYYDRDSFDRLYGGDTWRAVRDRYDPAHRLTGLYEKAVARA, from the coding sequence ATGCACGCCGTGCGTGATCATGAACTGGCGATGGCTCAGCTGCGACGGTCGTACGCAGCGGTGCCGCCCGGCCAGCCGGTGCGGCTGGCCAAGCGCACCTCCAACCTGTTCCGCCCGCGCAGCGCGCCCACCACGGGGCTCGACGTCAGCGGGCTCGGCCGGGTGCTGGGCGTCGACCCGGTCGCCCGCACCGCCGACGTGCAGGGCATGTGCACCTACGAACGGCTGGTCGACGCGACCCTCGCGAACGGCCTGATGCCGCTGGTGGTGCCGCAGTTGCGCACCATCACCCTGGGCGGGGCGGTGACCGGGCTGGGCATCGAGTCGACCTCGTTCCGCAACGGCCTGCCGCACGAGTCGGTGATCGAGATGGACGTGCTCACCGGGGCCGGGGAGGTGGTCACCGCCCGGCCCGAGGGCGAGCACGCCGACCTCTACCGGGCCTTCCCCAACTCGTTGGGCAGCCTCGGCTATGCCACCCGGCTGCGCATCGAGCTGCAACCCGTGCGGCGGTACGTCGCGCTGCGCAACCTGCGGTTCACCGGCCTGACCGAGCTGACCGAGGCGATCGCGAGGATCACCGCCACCCGTTCCTGGGCCGGCGAGAGCGTCGACGCGATGGACGGGGTGATGTTCAGCCCCGACGAGGCGTACCTCGCACTGGCGACCTTCACCGACGAGGTGCCCGCGGTCTCCGACTACACCGGCCAGGACATCTACTACCGGTCGCTGCGCCGCCGCCGGGACGACGCGCTCACCGTCCACGACTATCTGTGGCGCTGGGACACCGACTGGTTCTGGTGCTCGGCCGCGTTCGGCGCCCAGCACCCGGTGGTGCGGCGGTTGTGGCCGGCCCGGTGGCGACGCAGCGACGTCTACCACCGCATCGTGCGCCTGGAGCACCGGCACCGGGTGGCCGCCCGGATCGACCGGTGGCGCGGCCAGCCGGCCCGGGAGCGGGTCGTGCAGGACGTGGAGGTCCCGCTGGAGCACACCGCCGAGTTCCTGCACTGGTTCGCCCGGCGGGTCCGGATGACGCCGGTGTGGTTGTGCCCGCTGCGGCTGCGTGAGCCCGCGGGCCCCGGATCGGCCTGGTCCTGGCCGCTGTACCCGCTGCGGTCGGGGCAGGACTACGTCAACATCGGGTTCTGGGGGAGCGTGCCGATCGCCGAGGGCGCCGCCGACGGCGACGTCAACCGCGAGATCGAGCGCGCGGTGTCGGAGGCGGGCGGGCACAAGTCGCTCTACTCCGACGCGTACTACGACCGGGATTCGTTCGACCGGCTCTACGGCGGCGACACGTGGCGTGCCGTCCGGGACCGGTACGACCCGGCGCATCGGCTCACCGGACTGTACGAAAAGGCGGTAGCACGAGCATGA
- a CDS encoding RICIN domain-containing protein has protein sequence MFRGVGSGLCLGLDGTGEKAVARLAACGGGPEQQWVVTAFGPETVTLTNAAHNQCLDVEGGSGDDGARLQQFGCHGEANQQWRLQPVDGGATVLVAAHSGKCAQARDGGTEAGTDIVQAPCDGNPAQRWALQ, from the coding sequence GTGTTCCGTGGTGTCGGCTCGGGCCTCTGCCTCGGCCTGGACGGCACCGGCGAGAAGGCCGTCGCCAGGCTGGCCGCGTGCGGCGGCGGCCCGGAGCAGCAGTGGGTGGTCACCGCGTTCGGCCCGGAGACGGTGACGCTGACCAACGCCGCCCACAACCAGTGCCTCGACGTCGAGGGCGGCAGCGGCGACGACGGCGCCCGGTTGCAGCAGTTCGGCTGCCACGGCGAGGCCAACCAGCAGTGGCGGCTGCAACCGGTCGACGGCGGCGCGACCGTGCTGGTGGCCGCGCACAGCGGCAAGTGCGCCCAGGCCCGCGACGGTGGCACCGAGGCCGGCACCGACATCGTCCAGGCGCCCTGCGACGGCAATCCGGCCCAACGTTGGGCGCTCCAGTAG
- a CDS encoding MFS transporter, producing the protein MKRAVRPHPAWVVAAVAFVALVGAAGFRATPSVLLHPLHAEFRWPLATISAAVSVNLLLYGLTAPFAAALMDRFGIRRVVATALALVAAGSGLTVFMTASWQLILCWGVLVGLGTGSMALAFVATITGRWFVRRRGLVTGVLTAGGAAGQLVFLPLLALLVQAYGWRSAALVVAGTALLVVPLVLRLLREHPADLGLPPYGAAEIEPVTRPAGGAAARAVGALVQAARTRPFWLLAAGFAICGATTNGLVGTHFIPAAHDHGMPQTTAAGLLALVGLFDIAGTIASGWLTDRFDPRLLLVAYYALRGGSLMLLPGLFAATTEPSMLVFVIFYGLDWVATVPPTVALCREYFGASGAVVFGWVFAAHQLGAAVAATGAGLVRDQLGTYHLAWYVAGTLSVGAAVLSLMLLRSRGTAVPEPTPVAAAPKAWSYRG; encoded by the coding sequence GTGAAAAGAGCTGTCCGTCCGCATCCGGCCTGGGTCGTCGCCGCGGTCGCCTTCGTGGCGCTGGTCGGCGCCGCCGGGTTCCGGGCCACCCCGTCCGTGCTGCTGCACCCGCTGCACGCCGAGTTCCGCTGGCCGCTGGCCACCATCTCCGCCGCCGTCTCGGTGAACCTGCTCCTCTACGGGCTGACCGCGCCGTTCGCCGCGGCGCTGATGGACCGCTTCGGCATCCGCCGGGTGGTGGCCACCGCGCTGGCCCTGGTCGCCGCCGGCAGCGGGCTGACCGTCTTCATGACCGCGAGCTGGCAACTCATCTTGTGCTGGGGCGTGCTGGTCGGGCTGGGCACCGGGTCGATGGCGCTGGCCTTCGTGGCGACGATCACCGGGCGCTGGTTCGTGCGCCGCCGTGGCCTGGTCACCGGTGTGCTCACCGCCGGTGGGGCGGCCGGCCAACTGGTCTTCCTGCCGCTGCTGGCGCTGCTGGTGCAGGCGTACGGCTGGCGATCGGCGGCACTGGTCGTCGCCGGGACGGCTCTGCTGGTCGTACCGCTGGTGCTGCGGCTGCTGCGGGAACACCCGGCGGATCTCGGGCTGCCCCCGTACGGTGCGGCGGAGATCGAGCCCGTGACCAGGCCCGCGGGTGGGGCCGCCGCCCGCGCCGTGGGCGCGCTGGTCCAGGCGGCGCGCACCCGGCCGTTCTGGCTGCTGGCCGCCGGCTTCGCGATCTGCGGGGCGACCACCAACGGCCTGGTCGGTACGCACTTCATCCCGGCCGCGCACGACCACGGGATGCCGCAGACCACGGCGGCCGGGCTGCTGGCGCTGGTCGGCCTCTTCGACATCGCCGGCACCATCGCCTCCGGCTGGCTCACCGACCGGTTCGACCCCCGGCTGCTGCTGGTGGCGTACTACGCGCTGCGCGGCGGTTCGCTGATGCTGCTGCCCGGCCTGTTCGCGGCCACCACCGAGCCGAGCATGCTGGTCTTCGTCATCTTCTACGGCCTGGACTGGGTGGCCACCGTGCCGCCGACCGTAGCGCTGTGCCGGGAGTACTTCGGCGCCTCCGGTGCGGTGGTCTTCGGCTGGGTGTTCGCCGCCCACCAGCTCGGCGCGGCGGTGGCCGCCACCGGGGCCGGCCTGGTCCGGGACCAGCTCGGCACCTACCACCTCGCCTGGTACGTGGCGGGAACGCTGTCGGTGGGCGCGGCCGTGCTGTCGCTGATGCTGCTGCGCAGCCGGGGCACCGCCGTCCCCGAGCCGACACCGGTCGCCGCCGCGCCGAAGGCGTGGAGCTACCGCGGTTGA
- a CDS encoding GlxA family transcriptional regulator, with the protein MTPHRVAVLAVDQVVGLDLGAPAQVFSTARDSADQHYYAVDTCTPGGRPVRSTAGFRVLPEHGLELLDRADTVVVPGVGGDATFRSDDVEPEVTQALRSAYDRGARIMSTCTGAFVLAAAGLLDGRRATTHWAYADRFRRLHPRVNLDPDVLFVADDRVLTSAGVVAGIDLCLHVVRTDHGSEVANQAARRCVMPPWRDGGQAQYIERPVPLVPDSSTAGAREWARQRLHEPVSLRDLAGRARMSVRTFTRRFRAETGLSPAQWLLHERTDHARLLLESTDLTVDQIAHRSGFGTTAALRQQLHQRIGVAPSAYRRTFRRTPPVAPEKVGSIGGA; encoded by the coding sequence ATGACTCCGCATCGCGTCGCCGTCCTCGCCGTCGACCAGGTGGTCGGCCTCGACCTCGGCGCACCCGCACAGGTCTTCAGCACCGCCCGGGACAGCGCCGACCAGCACTACTACGCCGTCGACACGTGCACCCCGGGCGGCCGGCCGGTACGCAGCACCGCCGGCTTCCGGGTGTTGCCCGAGCACGGCCTGGAGCTGCTGGATCGGGCCGACACCGTGGTGGTGCCCGGGGTCGGCGGCGATGCCACGTTCCGCTCCGACGACGTCGAACCCGAGGTGACCCAGGCGCTGCGGTCCGCGTACGACCGGGGCGCCCGGATCATGTCCACCTGCACCGGCGCCTTCGTGCTGGCCGCCGCCGGGCTGCTCGACGGGCGGCGGGCCACCACCCACTGGGCGTACGCCGACCGCTTCCGCCGGCTGCACCCACGGGTGAACCTCGACCCCGACGTGCTCTTCGTGGCCGACGACCGGGTGCTCACCTCGGCCGGCGTCGTCGCCGGCATCGACCTGTGCCTGCACGTGGTCCGCACCGACCACGGCAGCGAGGTGGCCAACCAGGCGGCCCGCCGCTGCGTGATGCCGCCGTGGCGCGACGGCGGTCAGGCCCAATACATCGAACGCCCGGTGCCGCTGGTGCCCGACTCCAGCACCGCCGGCGCCCGGGAGTGGGCCCGCCAGCGGCTGCACGAGCCGGTGAGCCTGCGCGACCTGGCCGGGCGGGCGCGGATGAGCGTACGCACCTTCACCCGCCGGTTCCGGGCGGAGACCGGGCTGAGCCCGGCCCAGTGGCTACTGCACGAACGCACCGACCACGCCCGGCTGCTGCTGGAGAGCACCGACCTCACCGTCGACCAGATCGCCCACCGCAGCGGCTTCGGCACCACCGCCGCGCTGCGCCAGCAACTGCACCAGCGCATCGGCGTCGCGCCCTCGGCGTACCGGCGCACCTTCCGCCGCACACCGCCCGTCGCACCCGAGAAGGTGGGATCGATCGGCGGAGCCTAG
- a CDS encoding vWA domain-containing protein, with translation MAGNRFRYGQWHGGPDPLAPPYDVQAAVDQVGAEVLAGGSLRDALRDLLRRGPQGRGGLDGLTARARRLRREALRRGDLDGAVTRARALLDQALAAERDELAGRPDEAARFAETELGNLPRSTAQAVRELSGYQWASDEARQTYQRILDGLRDEVLGQRFAGLRDSARLAADPAVQERVAEMMRDLNALLARHARAEDTTDAFAEFMRRHGEFFPEGPRDVDELIDLLARRSAAGRRLMNSLSERQRDELAGLMRESLGDRLDGELAALEGNLRALRPDQRWGRGERMQGGRPLGYGEATGALDEVAELDDLLDQLGQAHPGATLDDIDVDAVARSLGRDAADDVRRLRELERELRRQGWVTRDAEGLTLSPKALRRLGGTALRRVFAELTAGPRGRHDLRSAGAAGEVSGASRPWEYGDEQPLDVVRTLTRAVRRTGQGVPVQLAVEDFEVVETERRASAAVALCVDLSYSMISQGRWGPMKQTGLALAHLMATRFPQDALQIIGFGRRAATLTQQELAAVEPDMTQGTNLQHALRLAGQHLRRHSDAEPVVLVVTDGEPTAHLDPDDGEALFAWPSLPETIEATIREVDRLGRYGATLNLFMLGDDPGLRRFVDAVARRSGGRVFTPEADDLGEYVVSDYLRARRGRR, from the coding sequence ATGGCCGGCAACCGGTTCCGGTACGGACAGTGGCACGGCGGCCCCGACCCGCTGGCGCCGCCGTACGACGTGCAGGCCGCGGTGGACCAGGTCGGCGCGGAGGTGCTGGCCGGCGGCAGCCTGCGCGACGCGCTGCGAGACCTGCTGCGCCGGGGCCCGCAGGGGCGGGGTGGGTTGGACGGGCTGACCGCCCGCGCCCGCCGGCTGCGGCGCGAGGCGCTGCGCCGGGGTGATCTGGACGGCGCGGTGACCCGGGCCCGTGCCCTGCTCGACCAGGCCCTGGCCGCCGAGCGGGACGAGCTGGCCGGCCGCCCGGACGAGGCGGCCCGGTTCGCCGAGACGGAGCTGGGCAACCTGCCCCGCTCCACCGCGCAGGCGGTCCGGGAGCTGTCCGGCTACCAGTGGGCCAGCGACGAGGCGCGGCAGACCTATCAGCGGATTCTCGACGGGCTGCGCGACGAGGTGCTCGGCCAGCGTTTCGCCGGGCTGCGCGACTCGGCGCGGCTGGCGGCCGACCCGGCGGTGCAGGAGCGGGTGGCCGAGATGATGCGGGACCTCAACGCCCTGCTGGCCCGGCACGCCCGTGCGGAGGACACCACCGACGCGTTCGCCGAGTTCATGCGCAGGCACGGCGAGTTCTTCCCGGAGGGCCCGCGCGACGTCGACGAACTGATCGACCTGCTGGCGCGCCGGTCGGCGGCCGGGCGGCGGCTGATGAACTCGCTGTCGGAGCGGCAGCGCGACGAGCTGGCCGGCCTGATGCGCGAGTCGCTCGGCGACCGGCTCGACGGTGAGCTGGCCGCACTGGAGGGCAACCTGCGGGCGCTGCGGCCCGACCAGCGCTGGGGTCGGGGTGAACGGATGCAGGGTGGCCGTCCGCTGGGTTACGGCGAGGCGACCGGCGCCCTCGACGAGGTCGCCGAGCTGGACGACCTGCTCGACCAGCTCGGCCAGGCGCACCCCGGGGCGACCCTGGACGACATCGACGTCGACGCGGTGGCCCGCTCGCTGGGCCGCGACGCCGCCGACGACGTACGCCGGCTGCGGGAACTGGAGCGCGAGCTGCGCCGGCAGGGCTGGGTGACCCGGGACGCCGAGGGCCTGACACTCAGCCCGAAGGCGCTGCGCCGGCTCGGCGGCACCGCGCTGCGGCGGGTCTTCGCCGAGCTGACCGCCGGCCCGCGGGGGCGCCACGACCTGCGTTCGGCCGGGGCGGCCGGCGAGGTCAGCGGTGCCTCCCGGCCCTGGGAGTACGGCGACGAGCAGCCGCTGGACGTGGTGCGGACGCTGACCCGGGCGGTGCGCCGGACCGGCCAGGGGGTGCCGGTTCAGCTGGCCGTGGAGGATTTCGAGGTCGTCGAGACCGAGCGCCGGGCGTCGGCGGCGGTGGCGCTCTGCGTCGACCTGTCGTACTCGATGATCTCGCAGGGGCGGTGGGGGCCGATGAAGCAGACCGGGCTGGCCCTGGCGCACCTGATGGCGACCCGATTCCCGCAGGACGCGTTGCAGATCATCGGGTTCGGCCGGCGGGCGGCGACACTGACCCAGCAGGAGTTGGCCGCGGTCGAGCCGGACATGACCCAGGGGACCAACCTGCAGCACGCGTTGCGGCTGGCCGGGCAGCACCTGCGGCGCCATTCGGACGCCGAGCCGGTGGTGCTGGTGGTCACCGACGGGGAGCCGACCGCCCACCTGGACCCGGACGACGGGGAGGCGCTGTTCGCGTGGCCCTCGTTGCCGGAGACGATCGAGGCGACGATCCGTGAGGTGGACCGGCTCGGCCGGTACGGGGCGACGCTGAACCTGTTCATGCTCGGTGACGACCCCGGGCTGCGCCGGTTCGTCGACGCGGTGGCCCGGCGCAGCGGTGGCCGGGTCTTCACGCCGGAGGCAGACGACCTCGGGGAGTACGTGGTCAGCGACTACCTACGGGCCCGCCGAGGCCGCCGCTAG
- a CDS encoding sigma 54-interacting transcriptional regulator: protein MTASPVTPVPPVDLPATLGALRAAGYRYRTVKQELRDNLLTRLRDGGPRFAGIVGYDDTVLPEVERALLAGHDMVLLGERGQGKTRLIRSLVTLLDEWTPVIADSVLNEHPLHPVTPASRALVAEAGDELPVGWLHRSMRYGEKLATPDTSVGDLIGDVDPIRLAQGRTLGDPETIHFGLVPRTNRGIFAVNELPDLAERIQVALLNVLEERDIQVRGYQLRLPLDLLLVASANPEDYTNRGRIITPLKDRFGAEIRTHYPTDLELELELIRQEADLVAEVPEHVLEVLARFARALRDSPSVDPRSGVSARFAIAAAETVAAAALRRASLLGAAPGGPSAGGGVSGSPEAVARVGDAVSVTSTLRGKVEFESGEEGREIEVLGHLLRTATAETFRARLAGLDLSGFTALVDDGQAVETGELVSADELLRQVGTVPGLAKVLDRLGIGDAPSPGQAAAAVEFVLEGLHLNRRLGKDVTDSGRTRYGGRD from the coding sequence GTGACTGCATCCCCGGTAACTCCGGTGCCCCCGGTCGACCTGCCGGCGACGCTCGGCGCGCTGCGCGCGGCCGGGTACCGGTACCGCACCGTCAAGCAGGAGCTGCGCGACAACCTGCTGACCCGCCTGCGCGACGGCGGGCCACGGTTCGCCGGCATCGTCGGCTACGACGACACGGTGCTGCCCGAGGTGGAGCGGGCGCTGCTCGCCGGGCACGACATGGTGCTGCTCGGCGAGCGGGGCCAGGGCAAGACCCGGCTGATCCGGTCGCTGGTGACGTTGCTGGACGAATGGACCCCGGTGATCGCCGATTCGGTGCTCAACGAGCACCCACTGCACCCGGTCACCCCGGCGTCGCGGGCGCTGGTCGCCGAGGCCGGCGACGAGCTGCCCGTCGGCTGGCTGCACCGCTCGATGCGGTACGGCGAGAAGCTGGCCACCCCGGACACCAGCGTCGGTGACCTGATCGGCGACGTCGACCCGATCCGGCTGGCCCAGGGGCGTACGCTCGGCGACCCCGAGACGATCCACTTCGGCCTGGTGCCGCGCACCAACCGGGGCATCTTCGCGGTGAACGAGCTGCCGGACCTGGCCGAGCGGATCCAGGTGGCGCTGCTCAACGTCCTGGAGGAGCGGGACATCCAGGTCCGCGGCTACCAGCTGCGGCTGCCGCTGGACCTGCTCCTGGTGGCCAGCGCCAACCCGGAGGACTACACCAACCGGGGCCGGATCATCACCCCGCTCAAGGACCGGTTCGGTGCCGAGATCCGTACCCACTACCCCACCGACCTGGAGCTTGAGCTGGAGTTGATCCGGCAGGAGGCAGACCTGGTCGCCGAGGTGCCGGAACACGTGCTGGAGGTGCTCGCCCGGTTCGCCCGGGCGCTGCGCGACTCGCCGTCGGTCGACCCTCGTTCCGGCGTCTCCGCCCGGTTCGCCATCGCCGCCGCCGAGACGGTCGCCGCCGCCGCGCTGCGGCGGGCCAGCCTGCTCGGCGCCGCGCCGGGTGGGCCGTCCGCCGGTGGTGGGGTGTCCGGTTCGCCGGAGGCGGTGGCGCGGGTGGGTGACGCGGTATCGGTGACGTCGACGCTGCGCGGCAAGGTGGAGTTCGAGAGCGGCGAGGAGGGCCGGGAGATCGAGGTCCTCGGTCATCTGCTGCGCACCGCGACCGCCGAGACGTTCCGGGCCCGGCTGGCCGGGCTGGACCTGTCCGGCTTCACCGCGCTCGTCGACGACGGGCAGGCCGTCGAGACCGGCGAGCTGGTGTCGGCCGACGAGCTGCTGCGCCAGGTGGGGACGGTGCCGGGGCTGGCCAAGGTGCTCGATCGGCTCGGCATCGGCGACGCGCCGAGCCCCGGGCAGGCCGCCGCCGCGGTCGAGTTCGTGCTGGAGGGGCTGCACCTCAACCGCCGGTTGGGCAAGGACGTGACCGATTCGGGTCGCACCCGGTACGGCGGCCGGGACTGA
- a CDS encoding TIR-like protein FxsC, with product MLYFFLSYARGDEDALVQRFYEDLSAEVRLLAGLSRDERVGFVDRTILLGERWPQRLVEALGSCRSFLALMTPRYFQSRVCGQEWQLFADRTARFESQRRVDTSLLKPLMWIPAQPGRIHPVARPLQYSSDSLGDLYQRLGVRQLMRLQRHSDDYRSFLFELATQIVSSVEAHPLPDHHRPVELQAVESAFHTERPTNGADRVPAAAGADATSPMLVHFVVAASSRDEMRGVRQHVGVYGDDPLQWAPYRPPMPEPLVDYAREIAADHSYQSTVVQMDGLPQSAEVAARYNQILVLIVDAWMTRLPQRRQALLAHAAAALGHQRAATAVLIPSSRDDPETREHWQTLSRACREIFDEFTSDDELYRSNIITHRAFEEELPEVLEVARNRVFSRGSVHRHPDPSTDTVPPRLDGPWAATRPEREDQRDDH from the coding sequence GTGCTGTACTTCTTCCTCAGCTACGCGAGGGGCGACGAGGACGCACTCGTCCAACGTTTCTACGAGGATCTCAGTGCCGAGGTGCGACTGCTCGCCGGGCTGTCCCGGGACGAGCGGGTGGGATTCGTGGACCGGACAATCCTGCTCGGCGAGCGGTGGCCGCAGCGACTGGTCGAGGCGTTGGGCAGCTGCCGATCCTTCCTCGCCCTGATGACGCCACGATATTTCCAGAGCCGGGTGTGCGGGCAGGAGTGGCAACTCTTCGCCGACCGCACCGCCCGGTTCGAGAGCCAGCGACGGGTGGACACCTCACTGCTCAAGCCGTTGATGTGGATTCCGGCGCAGCCGGGGCGGATCCACCCGGTGGCCCGTCCCCTGCAGTATTCCTCGGACAGCCTCGGCGACCTCTACCAGCGTCTCGGCGTCCGGCAGCTGATGCGCCTGCAGCGGCACAGCGACGACTACCGCAGCTTCCTGTTCGAGCTGGCCACCCAGATCGTGTCGAGCGTGGAGGCGCATCCACTGCCGGACCACCACCGCCCGGTCGAGTTGCAGGCCGTCGAGAGCGCCTTCCACACCGAGCGGCCCACGAACGGGGCGGACCGCGTCCCGGCCGCCGCCGGTGCGGACGCCACCAGCCCGATGCTGGTGCACTTCGTGGTGGCGGCGTCGAGCCGGGACGAGATGCGCGGCGTGCGGCAGCACGTCGGGGTGTACGGCGACGACCCCTTGCAGTGGGCGCCCTACCGGCCCCCGATGCCCGAGCCGCTTGTCGACTACGCCCGGGAGATCGCCGCCGATCACAGCTATCAGTCCACCGTGGTCCAGATGGACGGGCTGCCACAGAGCGCCGAGGTGGCCGCCCGCTACAACCAGATCCTGGTGCTGATCGTCGACGCCTGGATGACCCGCCTGCCGCAGCGGCGGCAGGCCCTGCTCGCCCACGCCGCGGCGGCGCTCGGCCATCAGCGCGCCGCCACCGCGGTCCTCATTCCCAGCAGCCGCGACGACCCGGAGACCCGGGAGCACTGGCAGACCCTCTCCCGCGCCTGCCGGGAGATCTTCGACGAGTTCACCTCCGACGACGAACTGTATCGATCGAACATCATCACCCACCGCGCCTTCGAGGAGGAGCTTCCGGAGGTGCTGGAGGTCGCCCGGAACCGGGTGTTCAGCCGAGGCTCGGTGCACCGGCACCCCGACCCGTCGACGGACACCGTGCCGCCCCGACTCGACGGCCCGTGGGCGGCGACGAGACCGGAACGGGAGGACCAGCGTGACGACCACTGA